A window of Salvia splendens isolate huo1 chromosome 8, SspV2, whole genome shotgun sequence genomic DNA:
ATGACCGTGTTAATCAGCATAGCATATATAGTTAATACTCCGTACAACTGTTAATTAAATTGATTGTGTTACTCAATCAGCATAGCATATATAGTTAATACTCCGTACAACTGTTAATTAAATTGATTGTGTTACTCAATCAGCATAGTATATATAGTTAATACTCCGTACAACTGTTAAATTGATTTTGGATATTTTACGTACAGCtgtttaattgattttggaTAATTTCGTTTAATTGGTTTTGGATAATTTCCGTACAActgtttaattgattttgacGATGAGGCATTTTTCCAAAGATAAATTAATATGCTCATTATTCTTAGATTCTTTCTGTTTCCGTCTATAACCCCAATCAAAGCTTTTATTTTGGATAATTTCTCTTAtataccaattttaaagtttatcAGAAATACGaccaaaattataattttaggGATCAATATCTCAGCCGTTTATCGTAAAACTAAAAATACCAAAGAAGCAGGAGTTTAGCCTCCATAtaatgataaaagaaaataaacatttGCCAAGTAAGCActaacaaattaataattttacgTAATTAATAGACATGGTCAATCGACATTACGGCATTCGGATAAAAAAGGGAAAgacaaaaaaaagtttaaagaaaaaaaaggatatTGACTCCTATCATGAAACTTTTCAAAAAATTTACTTTttcgtgaactttgaaattaacatataattatattacaaacttaaatagttgttgaattttttcCATCAGCAACATATTCTGACAAATGACATTGTAatcacattttatcatttttcagtGGTAACTATATCTTATGTGATGTAATGTGATAACAAATGAAATGTATCAGGATTTTGTCACCACCAAGAAAAGTTTAACAGCTATTTATATTCGTGATATTGTATGCCTAGTTCAAAGTTCGtaggaaaaaataatttttttttaagtttcgTGATATTAGACAACAATATTCGAAGAAAAAATAACTAAAGTGGCTTATTAACTCAATTTTTCAATATCCTCTTTTATATTGAagttttaattattgatttcatCACTAAATTcgatataaatataaaaaaattcttaaGGGATTCACACTCCTCTTGAAAAGATAGAATTCACAATTGGTATTTTGAATACTCCGAAAAGAAATCAATTTCTCTCTGGTGGAATAAAATGGAAAAGACTTAAAAGACCAAGGTGATGTTCTCTTTAAAGGAACTACAGTTGTTAAAATgttctttattaaaattaagtgACAAATTCTCTCTGGATAGGGATATACAGCAGGGGCTGCTACTCCTCACAAaccattaaaataatattatattaatgtaatttatttatttaatttatctgattattttattttttgtaagaGGCAGCAGTGCATTTGGAAatgcacagcagaggatcctaCCCCTCAGACTCCcttgtttaaattaattaattcgaTTTGATCCTTTTGGTATGAAGTATGAACCTAAGTTAATGACTCGTCTAATCACAGAAAGAGGCTGTGGAATACCAAATCATAATTAGGCCCATTTAACTGCATCCGATCTATTTCAAATactgtatttatttatatacttcACATGTAATATCTAAATAACACAGAAATTTTCACCACAGCAACCTGATGAAACATACATTTCAATGTTAAATAAATCAAGTTTTGCTAAGTCCTACTACCACTGCTCAAACAAGGATACAAATGAAAGAAAAGCCAAAGAAGATGATGAGGTTCGTGATCAAGAAAATCACCTCTTGCTGCTGctttatcttcatcttcttgGAACAGGTTTGTAGAGCACAACAGTGACAAATTTTGAACGAAAACGATGAGTGACCCCAAGTGCAACTACTGTACGAGGAGGTTCTCGATTCTCTATGTAAAGATGATTTAGTGTAACATTCTGTGGTGATGGGAGGGGTGCACAAGGATCACTTGTCGTAGGTTGATTCAACAAAGTATGCTGCAGATGGGGAGGTAGGGCAGGTGGTTCTCGCCCCTCGTCTTCGTTTCCAGGATACACGTTGTTGTAACTTGCTTCAGGAGAGTTGGGGATATCAAATCCAGCTACACTCACTCGATCCTGCAAGCAGTGTCATTTTACGAGTTAGTTGGTAGAATGTATGCACACACAACTAATCGGAACGGGTTTTCTAGACTTACTTGGTCTTCACCATATTGGTGGTTCATTGTTTCTGGGACAAAGGAGACTGAAAAAATATTGCAAAATTCCATCTGTTAGCACTACTGGAATTATTCAGCTGCAATAAGAATAGAGAGTTCTGCAATTACCAATTGTCGGAATAATGCTATAGACACTATATTTTATCAAGCATCGAATATGGCAAATTGAGCACCACTTCCACACCGCATAATCAGATCTGATGAGACAGTTTTAGAGAGTTTAACATGATGCCCCAAAGATTGCTGGTGAATGCAACAAACTTTGATTAATGAGTCATAAATTAACTAATAGTACTAAAAAATAACATCAATCATGTATAAAGAAGACCCCAGTGCGTATATATTTTGGTAATAAGCCAAAATAAGATTTTAGTATAGGAGCCATGACATGCCAACATATACATAGCCGAGAATCCAACTAAAACTGACATGCTGTGTTAGCTATATCATGAGTTACAGTGAATATCATCCACCATACAAGGCGACTATCATTTTTGGTGCAGAGAGAAATAATGCAAGTTGTAGAGACACACATCATGAGAAAGTATATGATGGGGTCCACATCTAGTCTAGCTAAATGGTTCAGGTAAATCACTATCACCTTTACCTGATAGCTTAACTGCAATTCAAAAATGCAGAATTGGAGAATCATGGAAGTCCCACGTTAATTTTCTTCTTTATGCAATTAAATTCACATAGTATGCAACTAATTCAGATGATTCgaattcaactattttttttggcACGGATTATAAATTTTCATTGGTATTATAGTTATTCTTTTCACCTATAATAATCTCTAAAGAGTTTATCAGCTCCTTAAAGTTAAATGCCATGCAtcattatatgtatatatatattccaaatTAAGATTCTATTCACAGGGTACCAAAAAGGATAAAGTGTACAATGACTATGATAAAAGGGTAAGGTCATAGTGATATCCCATTTCTAAATTAGACAGAGCAAATACATATGAAAATCTGTTGATAAAAAGAATCTCCATAGACCATTCATTACATTCTGAGTGTTCAGGAGTACACCTTGACTAGAGATTTGAGAAAAGATAATTCTCACTTATTATAATCTAATTTAAGTAAATAAAACACTCTTTTGGAAAATAAGGAAGTAATACTAAATTCTGTATTCAGTAACGAGTAATTCTTCTTGACCTCTTGCGGTTAGTTATCAGCCTTCCGTACTTAGATGAAAAATGGAAGGTTAAGCTCTTCCAAAATAGAGCGgataaaagattttaatcttttcTAAACTTAAAAGGACAGGTGACTATTTTGCTTACTTCTTTCCAACCTGAGAACACTAATCACTACGCCCAATAAAGAGGATAAAAGATCACAAATGGACTTATGACCACATTGAGTTTCAGTATCTGGGAGCTGCAAAAGTAGGGACCTAACGAATTGGTTTTCAGCAAACTAACTACAGCCCCCCTATGTATAGGATGGATCGGTGAGGAGCTCGCAACAGCAAAATTACAAATCTCTGGGTGAGCTCATACTCATGAGTCATGAGTGAGCAGAAGAAAACAAGTATGAAGCTTTATCTCCATTTCTGCATATTTCTAATGCAGCTGAAAGCATGTAAAAACTTTCAAATCATTTAGATTACTTTGTTTCCCTGTAGACACATGACAATGCACATACACTGTATTCACATTACATGGTTAACTTCTTAAGATCTAGTTGCTGGCATAATGCTGTTATGAACCAGTATTCATACTCACTATAGCATTCGTATATTGCAATAAGATACTATAGTAACAACCAACAATGcacatatattatttaaatatgaataaaattgcAATGGTTCATATGTTCAGATCTAGTTACTGATATATACTGCTTTTATGAACATGTATACATACTAATTTGAGCATTTGATGTATATCAACTAGAAATTATGGTAATACATCCGAGGCATACTTTTTCAACAGGATTTGCCTTCAATACATAAGCCTGAAGACCAGGTATAAAATCCTATCTTTTGATCGTCTCCAAGACTGATGGAACAGGGCATAGCTAAGTAGCAAACGTTAACCGAAAACTACCATAAAAATAACCTAACATTGCACCTTCATGATCATCAAGCATCTAGCATAATTCCTAAAACCATACAAGCGATGAAAGCATTGACAAGACAAGTTCCAAACTCTACCAAAATTAATCTAGTGAGAACATTAAATTAAAAGACtcgtgaaaaaaaattaaaaagacaaATCTAAAGGCAGTAACTTTTTCCCAATACAGAACGGCAGGGCAATGA
This region includes:
- the LOC121744974 gene encoding SNF1-related protein kinase regulatory subunit beta-3-like isoform X2, with translation MNHQYGEDQDRVSVAGFDIPNSPEASYNNVYPGNEDEGREPPALPPHLQHTLLNQPTTSDPCAPLPSPQNVTLNHLYIENREPPRTVVALGVTHRFRSKFVTVVLYKPVPRR
- the LOC121744974 gene encoding SNF1-related protein kinase regulatory subunit beta-3-like isoform X1, whose protein sequence is MEFCNIFSVSFVPETMNHQYGEDQDRVSVAGFDIPNSPEASYNNVYPGNEDEGREPPALPPHLQHTLLNQPTTSDPCAPLPSPQNVTLNHLYIENREPPRTVVALGVTHRFRSKFVTVVLYKPVPRR